Part of the Paenibacillus sp. JNUCC32 genome is shown below.
CCCGAATGGGAGCAGTTACTCAGCGGAAAATCAATGATCCGGTATGTACCCCCAAAATAAACGGCCGGTTTGGCCAGCGTCTTGGTCAGGCCCTTCAGCCGTTTGCCTTGACCTCCTGCGAGCAGCATCGCGACTACTTCTTTTTTCTTCATGACAGATTCTCCTTTGAGGGGCTTAATGAGATACGAATCCTATAACATGAAAATTGCAGAGTGAACCAAGGGAACGCTTCGATACGAAAAATGGCGGGTGGATCATGGTGATCAGTGTTAAAGAAAAAAGCGCTTGAGGGAATGCCTTGCCAAACAGCAAAGGTACATCAACTATATGCGGGGTAGAGAGAAACTCTGACTCGAATGAGGGAAGGCCGCCCCCATCTTAGGTATTCCTGCCTTCTCTTCTCTAAAAAAAGGCCGTGGAGACACTTGCCAAGCATCCTGATCGCGGCCGTTACGCCAGCAGCCTAAGGGCCACTTCAAAATATCGGATGCTCCATTATGTAGCCTTCTGAATCTATTAAACAAAAAACCGCCCTTTCTACGCATGATGGAAGCCAACGTACAAGAAGACGGTTTTATTCATGTCTTGATTATATCAGGAATGCGGCGGTTTCCGTACAGAAAAATAGCACATTCCGTCCCCGGTTTCGATCATCGCGGCTTCTCCGCGCCGGGCCAGCTCGGCGAGATGGGCCAGCGCTTCGCACATGGCGAAGCGCAGCTGGTGGATGCCGAGCTTATCGCCGAAGAGGGCGGTGCAGACCTCGTAGGCGGTGAGCCGTCCGGCAGCGCTCAGCATGCCGGCGATGGTGGTCAGGCGCTCCTCGTGATGGAGGAGGAGCGCGTCGATCCGTTCACGGAAATGCGTGAACGGGTGGCGGTGTCCGGGATACGCCGTCCGGACATGCAGTTCCCGCAGGCGGCGCAGCCCTGCAAGGAAGAGTGCCAGCGGCTCGGCGTCGCTGCCGGGCACCAGGCTCACGTTAGGCGAGATTTGCGGCAGCACGGCATCGCCGCATAACAGGACGCCGCTGTCCGCATGGAAGAATGACAGATGCCCCGGAGCATGGCCGGCCGTTTGCACCGGCATCCAGATCCGGTTCCCCATCCGGAACGGCAGGTCCTCCCCGATGAACGAGATCTCCGGCTGCGGCGTGACTTGGGGAAAGAAGCTGTTCAGATGCTCCGGCAGCAGGGCAAGCTTGGTTTCCGGCATGCCATGCTGCCGAAAGAACGCGGGGAGCGCACGATCCATCGAGGAATCCGCTCCCCACATCAGCATCGCTTCCCGATGCGCCCGCTCTGACATCCACACCTTCGCGCCCGAGCGTTCCTGAAACCACCCGGCAAGCCCGTAGTGGTCCGGGTGATGATGGGTCAGCACGACGGAGACGATGTCGCTGAAATCCATCTCCAACTGCTCCATCGCCGCCAACCATTCCCGCTCCGAGGAAGCCGTGCGCGGCCCCGGATCGATGACGGTCACCCCGTCATCTCCCCGCAGCACATAGCTGTTCACCCATCGTAACGGGTTGGACAGTGCAATTTTCACCTGACTGAGCTGATGCTCTTCTATATAATGAATATCCGGGCTGGAGCCCTTCTCTTCCTGATTCATCGTAGATGTAACCTCCGTCCGCAGTATGACTTATTATCCGACTCCTTCATCATAAGCTTGTAATCGGGATATGTATAGAAGGCTGCGGTGGTTTGTTTGCGGGGGCTATCGACAATCTGTGCCTTTTGAATGATAGATTGCTAGCGTGCCGCATTATGAATTGAGTGAGCTAGTATGTTCCAATAAAGGACGCTGCGCGTACGTATCGTTCCTCCAATCGCTGTTGCCCTCGGATTTTTCTTACTGTATATATCTATTGTAAAAATCCGATGGCAAAGGCGACCGCTGCCGCTTTTCCGGAATCGATTCGTCCGCTCCGCTGCTTCGTGCTTGTTCATCAAACGAACCATCTTCATAAACGAAAAAGCATCCCCTAAGGTCATACAACCTTGAGGAGGCCTTCTCCATTTACGGAAACCGTAGGTTCTCTAGAGCTAGCTGCGTACGCTCCATTATCCATCCTGTAAGTCGTTATTAGAGACTTGAAAGATGTGCACTTTCTGTTTTCGATTCACGAAATCCCTCTCCGGGAATTGCACGTTCTGCAACTTCATGATCTTCCAAGTTCATTCCTTCTCATCATCCTCCAACTTCATGAATACTTGGCCTCATACTTAGAGGCTCTACAGCATTCACTTCAGCTGACGGTCTGCCTCCTCGCGGGAACGCTGGATTGCTTCCTCGGCAAGCATGCTAAACTTGATTCCATCCTCGCCCATCCATTCAACCTCCCCCGAAGCCGCACCGCGCCCGACGATGATGCGCAGCGGAGCGCCCGCAAGGTCGGCATCCTTAAACTTGACCCCGGCCCGTTCGTCCCGGTCGTCCAAAAGAGGCTCAAGACCAGCACCGCTCAGCTCGCGGTAGATGTGCTCGGCCAGTTGCATCTGGGTCTCATCCTTCACCGCAACCGGGATGATGTGGACCCTGAACGGAGCGACGGACATCGGCCAGACCAAACGTCCATCCGAAATTCGCTGTTCGGCAATGGCCGCCATGACGCGGGAAACGCCGATACCGTAGCATCCCATGATCAGAGGTTTTTCCCGGCCGTCGGCATCCAGGTACTTGCCGTTCATGGCGTCACTATATTTGGTTCCCAGCTTAAAAACATGCCCGAGCTCAATCCCGCGATGAAACTGCAGCGGTGCTCCACAGCGCGGGCAAGGCTCTCCTTCCGTCACATTCCGGAAATCGCCGACGTAATCCAGCGAGAAATCAAGTCCCGGACGGACCCCCTTCAGATGGGTGTCCTCCTGATTGGCACCGGTAATGCCCTCCTTCATGGCGGCCACTTCATGATCGACCATGATCTTTAGTTGTAAGCCAACCGGTCCCGCAAACCCGACAGGTGCTCCTGTCGCCTGTTTGACCTCTTCGGCACTCGCCATTTCCGCAGCTTCTGCTCCCAAGTAGGACTTCACCTTGGTCTCGTTTGCTTCCCTGTCCCCACGGACAAGCACTGCAACCAGTTCACCGTCCACGCGGTAAATCAGCGTCTTCATCAATTGCTCCGCACCGACCTGGAGGAAATCCGTCAGTTCCTGAATGCTCTTCACTCCAGGAGTGAATATGCGCTCCATAGCTGAGCTGCCGCCGGTTTTTACGGAATCCCGCATGGCATCAGGCTCTCCCGGAGACGCAGACTCCGCACGTTCCAAATTCGCCGCATAACGGCAATCGCTGCAGGATACAACGGTATCCTCCCCTATGTCGGCCAGCGCCATGAACTCATGGGTCTCCCCTTGTCCGCCAATCGCGCCGGCATCGGCTTCCACCGCCCTGAACATCAGACCGCAGCGGCTAAAGATTCGCTCATACGTGTCATACATGTTCCGGTAGGACGCGTTCAGTCCCTCCCAGTCCCGATCGAAGGAATACGCGTCCTTCATCAGGAATTCCCGGCCCCGGAGCAGGCCAAAACGAGGGCGTCGCTCATCCCGGTATTTGCTCTGAATCTGGTACAGGTTGACCGGCAGCTTCCGGTACGAGGAAATCTCCTGGCGTACGATGGACGTAATCACTTCTTCATGGGTTGGTCCAAGCACGAATTCACGGTCATGGCGGTCATGGAGCCTGATCAGCTCCGCGCCGTATACGTCGTATCTGCCCGATTCCTTCCACAGCTCGGCGGGCTGGACAGCGGGCATGAGAAGCTCCTGCCCGCCTGCTGCGTCCATTTCCTGCCGGATGATCGCTTCGATCTTCCGCAAGACCCGCCAGCCCAGCGGCAGGTACGAATAGATCCCTGCCGCCGTTTGACGGATATATCCGCCGCGGAGCATCCATTGATGGCTCAGTGCTTCCGCCTCGGACGGCACATCGCGCATCGTGGTCATCAATAATTGGCTTTGCCGCATCTTCCTCATACTCCTTCTTCTACTATCCATGAATAAGCACCAGCCGCACGCAAAAAAAGCACATTCGCCTCCTAGGGACGAATGTGCTCGTGGTACCACCCTGATTCCATCTTGCAGACCGTCTGGACGCTTCTAGCAAGATGCTTCATGCGGCGGTAACGGGCCAAACCGGCGCCGCTTGGTTACGGCGGGCAACTACAAGGTAGGAAGAATGCAGCCTGGCGGGGAGAAGCCTTTCAGCCGTGGGCTTCCTCTCTGTCTCGCCGAATCTTGCATTCTCATGTCCTTGATGATGGTTATTCACGGAATTTCATTTTCCAATACATTACAGCCGTGCGGCCGGAATGTCAAGCCTCAATAGGACGGGATGTTCTAATGAGCGATATGGTCCAGCACCTGCTGCAAAATCCCGATAACATGCTCATCTTCATACGTGTAATAATATATATTTCCGTCCCTTCGGTATTTGACCAGTCTCAAACTTCGCAGATAGCCAAGCTGATGGGATACCGCCGACTGACTCATGCCAAGCACCTCGGCAATATGGCCAACAGGGCATTCTTCCTGTGAGAGCAAATGAAGAATCCGGATCCGCGTCGGATCCGAAATGGCCTTCAGGAGTCGTGACGCTTCCATGGCCTGGTCTTCGTGCAGCAGCTCATGGTGTTCTTTTTCCATAAACTTATCCCCTCTTCTCCATAATGGCTTGAACGATTTCGCGGGCATCCCGTGAAACTCCTGCCAGCAGCGCGGAGCCCCGATGCGTCTGCCAAGGCAAACCTACATAATACAGCCCCTTCACCGGACTGATGCCGCGTGTATGAATAAGTGCCTTCTTGCGATCCAACGCTTGCTCTATATAAAGCCAATCATAGCCGGCAGCAAAGCCGGTAGCCCAGACGATGTTCCGGACCTTGAGCGCCGTCCCATCCTCGAATCGCATGCCGGAAGCGCCGGCACCAACGGCTCTCGTTTTCAACACCACTTTACCGCACTTGACCGCTTGTTTCAATTCATATCCGAAAATCGGGTCCCCCATGCCCCTCAGCTTGCGTCCCACCCAGGAGGAACTGCTGGCTGAGAGAACGCCGAGCCTGTCCAGCCACCAGAACATCCCCTTCCCCCAAAGAGTCATTGG
Proteins encoded:
- a CDS encoding ArsR/SmtB family transcription factor: MEKEHHELLHEDQAMEASRLLKAISDPTRIRILHLLSQEECPVGHIAEVLGMSQSAVSHQLGYLRSLRLVKYRRDGNIYYYTYEDEHVIGILQQVLDHIAH
- a CDS encoding MBL fold metallo-hydrolase; translated protein: MNQEEKGSSPDIHYIEEHQLSQVKIALSNPLRWVNSYVLRGDDGVTVIDPGPRTASSEREWLAAMEQLEMDFSDIVSVVLTHHHPDHYGLAGWFQERSGAKVWMSERAHREAMLMWGADSSMDRALPAFFRQHGMPETKLALLPEHLNSFFPQVTPQPEISFIGEDLPFRMGNRIWMPVQTAGHAPGHLSFFHADSGVLLCGDAVLPQISPNVSLVPGSDAEPLALFLAGLRRLRELHVRTAYPGHRHPFTHFRERIDALLLHHEERLTTIAGMLSAAGRLTAYEVCTALFGDKLGIHQLRFAMCEALAHLAELARRGEAAMIETGDGMCYFSVRKPPHS
- a CDS encoding proline--tRNA ligase; its protein translation is MRQSQLLMTTMRDVPSEAEALSHQWMLRGGYIRQTAAGIYSYLPLGWRVLRKIEAIIRQEMDAAGGQELLMPAVQPAELWKESGRYDVYGAELIRLHDRHDREFVLGPTHEEVITSIVRQEISSYRKLPVNLYQIQSKYRDERRPRFGLLRGREFLMKDAYSFDRDWEGLNASYRNMYDTYERIFSRCGLMFRAVEADAGAIGGQGETHEFMALADIGEDTVVSCSDCRYAANLERAESASPGEPDAMRDSVKTGGSSAMERIFTPGVKSIQELTDFLQVGAEQLMKTLIYRVDGELVAVLVRGDREANETKVKSYLGAEAAEMASAEEVKQATGAPVGFAGPVGLQLKIMVDHEVAAMKEGITGANQEDTHLKGVRPGLDFSLDYVGDFRNVTEGEPCPRCGAPLQFHRGIELGHVFKLGTKYSDAMNGKYLDADGREKPLIMGCYGIGVSRVMAAIAEQRISDGRLVWPMSVAPFRVHIIPVAVKDETQMQLAEHIYRELSGAGLEPLLDDRDERAGVKFKDADLAGAPLRIIVGRGAASGEVEWMGEDGIKFSMLAEEAIQRSREEADRQLK